CAAGCCAGGCCGACTCCTCATCCGTCATTGCCAGCTGGCTCATCAGCGCGATCTGGGACTTGATTTCATCAGCATAGATACCTAACAGATCGTCGCCCCGGCAACGGAACTCTGCGGTAACGGTCACGTCATGATAGCGATGAAACACAGCCTGTTGCATATGCAGCTTGTAGGCATCGGTATCAAGCATCGTGGTTAAAATCGGGGAAGCGTATCGTGTCATGGTGCGTTTCAGCATCCTCTTGCGCGGGGCGTTTCCGTAGGTGTAAACAGGTCGCAAAGATAAAAAGTATAACCTGCCAGCAGATTAATAGAAGCCAATCACAGCATAAAATCGGGTGAGAGGTCGAGGAGAAACGTGCCATTGTAAACAGGATGTAGCATTAACTGCGAAAAGCGGGGTTTCAACATGGCAAGCCGGACGCAACCGGAATAGACTTAGCGGGTTAAACCATTGTTGATACGAGAAGAGTTTATGACGCAAAAGCCGCAAGTAAAGTACCGCCATGATTACCGGGCGCCAGATTACACCATCACCGATATCGACCTGACCTTTAATCTGGACGCCAGCGTTACCCGCGTTACCGCTGTCAGCAGGGTTAAACGCCTTGGCGATAATCAGGCCGAGCTGCGTCTTGACGGCGGAGAATTAACGTTGGTTTCGCTGACGGTTGATGACCAGCCGTGGGACGCTTATCGCCTGGAAGAGGGCGCGCTGGTGCTGACCGGCCTGCCGGACAATTTTACGCTGCAAATCGTCAACGATATTCACCCGGATAAAAACAGCGCGTTGGAAGGATTATATCAATCCGGCGAGGCGCTCTGTACGCAGTGCGAGGCGGAAGGCTTCCGTCATATTACCTGGTATCTGGATCGTCCGGATGTGCTGGCCCGCTTCACCACCACGCTGATCGCCGACCGGGCGCGTTATCCATTCCTGCTCTCCAACGGCAACCGCGTGGATGCCGGACAGATGGACGATGGCCGCCACTGGATTAAATGGCAGGACCCGTTCCCTAAACCTTGCTATCTGTTTGCGCTGGTGGCCGGTGATTTCGATCTCTTGCGCGACAGTTTTACCACGCGCTCCGGCCGCGATGTCGCGCTGGAAATTTACGTCGATCGTGGCAATCTCGATCGGGCCGACTGGGCGATGACCTCGCTGAAAAACAGCATGAAATGGGACGAGGAGCGCTTTGGCCTCGAGTATGACCTTGACGTCTTTATGATCGTCGCGGTGGATTTCTTTAATATGGGCGCGATGGAGAATAAAGGTCTCAACATCTTTAACTCTAAATATGTGCTGGCGAAGGCGGAAACCGCCACCGATAAAGATTATCTCGGTATTGAAGCGGTGATCGGCCACGAATATTTCCATAACTGGACCGGTAACCGCGTGACCTGCCGCGACTGGTTCCAGCTCAGCCTGAAAGAGGGGCTGACGGTATTCCGCGATCAGGAGTTCAGCTCCGATCTCGGTTCGCGCGCGGTAAACCGCATTGATAATGTGCGCATCATGCGCGGCGCGCAGTTTGCGGAAGATGCCAGCCCGATGGCGCATCCGATTCGCCCCGAGCAGGTAATTGAAATGAACAACTTCTATACGCTGACGGTGTATGAGAAGGGTTCAGAAGTGATCCGTATGATGCACACGCTGCTGGGCGAAGAGAACTTCCAGAAAGGGATGCAGCTCTATTTTGAGCGTCATGACGGCAGCGCCGCCACCTGTGAAGATTTTGTCCAGGCGATGGAAGACGCCTCTCATATCGACCTGACGCAGTTCCGCCGCTGGTACAGCCAGTCCGGCACGCCGGTGCTGACTATCCGCGACGACTATAATCCGGAGCTGGAGCAATATACGCTACACGTTACGCAGATGACGCCGCCCACCGCCGATCAGCAGGAGAAGCTGCCGCTGCATATTCCGCTGGATATTGAGCTATATGACGATAACGGCGAGCCGATTCCGCTTCAGCACAATGGGGAGTCGATCCATCATGTTCTGAACGTGACGGAAGAGTTCCAGACCTTTATTTTCGATAAGGTTTGGCACCAGCCGGTGCCTTCGCTGCTGCGTGAGTTCTCCGCGCCGGTTAAGCTGGACTACAGCTGGAGCGATGCCCAGTTAACCTTCCTGATGCGTCATGCACGCAATGATTTTGCGCGCTGGGATGCGGCGCAAAGCCTGCTGGCGACACATATCAAACTCAACGTGGCGCGCTTCCAGCAGGGGCAGCCGTTATCCCTGCCGCTGCACGTGGCTGACGCGTTCCGCGCGGTGCTGCTGGATGAACATAGCGATCCGGCGTTAATGGCATTGATTCTGACCTTACCGAGCGAAAATGAAATTGCCGGCCTGTTCGATACCATCGATCCGGAAGCCAACGCCGCGGTGCGCGATGCGCTGATGCGTACGCTGGCGGTTGAGCTGGCCGATGAGTGGTTGGCGATTTATAACGCTTATCAGACGCCGGAGTATCGCGTTGAACATGCGGATATCGGTAAACGGGCGCTGAAAAATGTCTGCCTGAGCTATCTGGCGCTGGGCGATGCTACGCTGGCAAACCGTCTGGTGCAGGCGCAGTATCAGCAGGCTAACAACATGACCGATGCTCTGGCGGCGCTGACGGCGGCGGTGATGGCGCAGCTTGACTGCCGTGATGAGATGCTGAGCGCATGGGATGAGCGCTGGCATAAGGATGGTCTGGTGATGGATAAGTGGTTTACGCTGCAGGCCACCAGCCCGTCGCTGGATGTGCTGACGCGCGTGCGTGCGCTGCTAAACCATCGCTCTTTTAGCATGGGCAACCCGAACCGCGTCCGTTCGCTGATTGGCGCTTTCGCCTCGGCTAACCCGGCGGCGTTCCATGCTAAAGACGGCAGCGGTTATCGCTTCCTGGTGGAGATGCTGACCGATCTCAACAGCCGTAACCCACAGGTGGCGGCGCGGATGATTGAGCCGCTGATTCGCCTGAAACGTTACGACGCCGAACGTCAGCGGATGATGCGCGAAGCGCTGGAACAGCTGCGCGATCTGGAGAATCTCTCCGGCGACCTGTATGAGAAAATCAGTAAGGCGCTAAGCGCGTAATACAGAAAGCAAAAAGGCGGCAGTAGCCGCCTTTTTACTGCGCTTCACGCAAAGCGCGGAAATGTTCAGGCACAAGACGTAAGGTGTGGAGAAGTTCAGTTACGGAACGCATGGCGCGGCAGATCGTCCATCGGCCGATCGCGCTGCATAACCCGTTCCAGCACTTCTGCCTCCAGCTCCGCCAGCCGCACCGAGCCGCGGCGGCGTGGGCGGGGTAAATCAATCACTAAATCCAGCCCGATTTTTCCCTCTTCAATCAGTAATACCCGATCGGCTAACGCCACCGCCTCACTGACATCATGCGTCACCAGCAGCACGGTAAAATTTTGCTGACGCCAGAGGTTTTCAATCAGCTCCTGCATTTCGATACGCGTCAGGGCATCCAGCGCTCCCAGCGGTTCATCCAGCAGCAGCAGACCGGGGCGATGAATCAGCGCGCGCGCCAGCGCCACGCGTTGCCGTTGGCCGCCCGATAAGGCAGCGGGCCATTCACGGGCGCGATCGGCAAGATTGACCGCTTCCAGCGCCTGCAACGCCGCCGGACGCCAGTCTCCGCGCAAACCCAGGCCAACATTATCGATCACCCTTTTCCACGGCAGCAACCGGGCATCCTGAAACATCAGCCGCGTCTCTTCGTGGGCTGAAGCAAGCGGCGCCTGGCCTGCCAGCAGCTCGCCTGCGCTCGGCGCCTCCAGTCCGGCGAGCAGACGCAACAGCGTGCTTTTGCCGCAGCCGCTGCGCCCAACCACCGCCACAAACTGACCGGCAGGAATATGCAAATCGATGCCCTGCAGAATAGAACGATCGCCAAAGCGTTTGCTGACGCCCTGTAATCCGATGGGCGTGCCGATATTAAGTCGTGATGGCGTTGCGCCAGCATTCATATTACCGCCTCCTTCTGTTGATAAGCCGGATGCCAGCGTAACCACGCACGTTCCAGCAGAACGGCGCTGACGTCCGCCAGCTTGCCCAGCAGCGCATAAAGAATAATGGCGACCACCACCACATCCGTTTGTAAAAACTCGCGGGCGTTCATCGCCAGATAGCCGATGCCGGAGTTGGCTGATATGGTCTCTGCGACAATCAGCGTCAGCCACATCAGACCGAGCGCAAAGCGTATGCCGACCATAATCGAGGGCAGGGCGCCAGGCAGCATTACCTCGCTAAACAGGCGCCAGCCGGAAAGGCCATAGCTGCGCGCCATCTCCACCAGCCCGCGATCGATATTACGGATGCCGTGAAAAGTATTGAGGTAGACCGGAAACAGCGTGCCGAGCGCAACCAGGAAAATCTTGGCCGCCTCATCAATGCCGAACCACAAAATAACCAACGGGATCAGCGCCAGATGCGGAATATTGCGTAACATCTGCACTGAGGTATCCAGCAGGCGCTCGCCCCAGTGGGAAGCGCCGGCGAGCAGCCCCAGCGTCAGACCCAGGGCGCCGCCGATGGCAAAGCCGGTGAGCGCCCGCCAGCTACTGATCGCCAGATGCTGCCATAGCTCGCCGCTGGCGCTGAGATGCCAGAACGTCAGCACCACGCTTTGTGGCGCAGGCAGAATACGCGTGGAAAGCCAACCGGTCTGTGAAGCGATTTGCCAGATTGCCAGCAGCGCCACCGGCAACAGCCACGGCACCAGCGGATGTCGGGAACTCAGTTTAATGCTCATCCGCGGCTCCTTTAGCTTTGTGACACTTTCTGCGGGGCGAAATCATTCGCTACCGCCTCGCCGTACGCCTGAACCTGGCGCGCCGCGGGGATCTCCGGCACCGCCAGATCCAAATGAGGGAACAGCAGTTCGCCGACCCGATACACTTCTTCCAGATGCGGATAGCCGGAGAGAATAAAGGTTTCAATGCCGAGATCGGCATACTCCTGCATACGCGCCGCCACCGTGGGGCCATCGCCTACCAGCGCGGTGCCGGCGCCGCCGCGCACCAGGCCGACGCCCGCCCACAGGTTAGGACTGATCTCCAGTTTATCGCGGCGCCCCTGATGCAGCGCGGCCATGCGCTGCTGGCCCACCGAATCGGTACGCGCCAGCGCCGCCTGCGCTTTGGCGATCGTGGCGTCATCCAGATGCGATATCAGCCGTTCTGCGGCCTGCCAGGCTTCGCTATTGGTTTCACGCACGATGACATGCAGGCGAATACCGAAGCGTACCTGGCGGCCCTGCGCTGCGGCTTTGGCGCGCACCTGCGCGAGCTTCTCTTTGACCAGCGCTGGCGGTTCGCCCCAGGTCAGATAAACATCTACCTGTTCGGCCGCCAGATCCTGCGCCACCGGTGAAGAACCGCCGAACCACAGCGGCGGGCGCGGCTGTTGAACGGGTTTAAACATCAGCCTGGCGCCGCGCACCTGCAGATAATCCCCCTGATAATCTACGGTTTCCCCTTCCAGCACCCGTCGCCAGATGCGGGTAAACTCGGCAGATTCCGCATAGCGTTCGGTATGGTCGAGAAAAATGCCGTCGCCCGCCAGCTCTTCCGGATCGCCGCCTGTGACCAAATTAAACAGCGCGCGGCCGTTAGAAAGCCGATCCAGCGTGGCCGCCTGGCGGGCCGCCTGCGTCGGTGAAATCACGCCGGGACGCAGCGCGACCAGAAAACGCAGCCGTTGCGTTACCGGAATCAGCGACGCGGCGACCAGCCAGGCATCTTCACAGGAGCGACCGGTCGGGATAAGCACGCCGCCAAAGCCTAAACGATCCGCCGCCTGAGCTATCTGTTGCAAATAACCGTGGTCGACCGGGCGAGCGCCTTCCGCCGTGCCAAGATAGTGACCGTCGCCATGGGTAGGTAAAAACCAGAATACGGATAACGTCATAATAATTCTCCTTATTCACTGAACGGTTGCGCCACGCCAGATATGGCTGGTGACGTCGAGCTTCACGGGAAGCAGATGGTTTTGATAGAAGAGATCGGAGGTATGCTGCTGCGCCTGGACGGTGGTTTCGTTAACCGGCGTAATGCGGGTCGGCGGACGATGATCGAGATAGCTATCGATCACGCTCTCCGGCAGGCCCATGCTTTGCGCCAGCAGCCTGACGCTTTCCGCGCGCTGGCTTTGGGTCAGGGCGTCCGCCTGGCTAAAAATATCCAGTACCGACTGAATAAATTCGCCGTGGGCCTCGGCATAGCTGCGTGTCGCCAGGTAAAAAGAACCGGTGAGATTGAGCGCGCTGCCATCGGTAAGCACCCGCACATGGCCCTGCTGTAGCGCCGCAGAGTAATAAGGATCCCAGATGGCCCAGGCATCGACATTGCCCTGCTGAAAAGCGGCGCGGGCATCGGCAGGCGTCAGCCAGACCGGCTGAATATCCTTAAAGCTCAGCCCTGCCTGTTGCAGCGCGCGCAGCAGCAAATTATGCGAGCTGGAGCCTTTCTGCAGGGCGACTTTACGCCCCTTCAGATCGGCGACCTTTTTGATCGGGCTGTTATCGGCGACCAGAATCACTTCGGCCCGCGGCTTCGGCGGCTCGGATCCGACATACAGCAGGTCAGCGCCTGCCGCCTGGGCAAATAGCGGCGGAATATCGCCGGTGCTGCCTAAATCGATACTGCCCACGTTTAGCGCTTCCAGCATTTGCGGGCCGGCAGGGAACTCGATCCAGCGAATCTGGGTATGCGGATAGCGCTGTTCCAGCAGCTGGTGGGATTTAGCCAGCACCATGCTGACCGACCCTTTTTGATAGCCGATGCGAATCGCCTCTGGATCCTGGTTGGCGGCCTGTAGCGTGGTACTGATGCTGAGCAACGCCATCAGCAGCGCGCCAACTAACGGTTGAGAAAAACGTAGCATGCGTGCCTCCTAAACCACATCAGCCAGACGCGCTTCACGTCGCTGCAAGGCGAACCAGAAGGTGCTTAACGCATCATCCAGCCGTGCAGCCAACAGATCGCTCAATTCCGGCTGCCGGTCGTAATGGGCGATCTGGCTGTCGTCGGCAAAAATGCCATGCAGCACTTCCTGCGCCTTCAGCGCGTTAAGCACCGGCTTTAAGGCATAATCTACCGCCAGCATATGAGCCAGCGTGCCGCCGGTTGCCAGCGGCAGCACGACTTTATGTTCCAGCGCGCGTTCCGGCAGCAGATCCAGCAGCGTTTTCAGCGCGCCGGAGAAAGAGGCCTTATAGACCGGCGTGGCGACAATTACGCCATCCGCCGCGGCCAGATCCTCTTTCATCGCCAGCAGAGCAGGGGAATCGAAACGCGCGTACAGCAGATCCTCCGGACGGAAGTTATGTAGATTCCACGGCGTCACCTCCACGCCACGCTGTTCAAGCGCCTGCTGACACAGCGTCAATAGCGCCGTGGACCGCGAGGGAAAACGCGGGCTTCCCGCCAGAGTAATAACGCGCATAGCCACTCCTTATAACATTTAGTTATTGATTAAAGGTTATTGAGAACTTATAGCTGCATCCTGACAGAGCCAACGGCGGCCTTTAAATGATTTATCCGGCAATAAAAAGCTATTTTTGCGCTAAAGCAGAACAGAGAAGGGGAAAAGCGGGTTAACTGAGGCGCCAGTTTAACAATTCTGGCTTTTTATGGCGGTTATACCGGATAATACCGCCCCGTTTGCCACCGGGAATTCAGGAGAGTCCATGTTTTACCCCCTCGCACGTAAAGCCTTGTTCCGTCTCGACGCTGAACACGCCCATGAACTGACGTTGCAGCAGCTGCGCCGCATTGGCGGCACGCCGCTGGAGGGCTTAATTCGCCAGCGTTTGCCTGCCCGGCCTGTGAAGTGTATGGGGCTAACGTTTAAAAACGCGCTTGGCCTGGCGGCCGGGCTGGATAAAAACGGCGAATGCATTGATGCTTTCGGCGCGATGGGCTTCGGCTTTGTTGAAGTGGGAACGGTCACGCCCCGTCCACAGCCGGGTAATGATAAGCCGCGACTGTTCCGCCTGATTGAAGCCGAAGGGATCATTAACCGGATGGGGTTTAATAATCTGGGGGTGGATCAGCTGGTTGAAAACGTCAAGCGCGCCAGCTTCAATGGCGTATTAGGCATCAATATCGGCAAAAATAAAGATACGCCGGTAGAGCAGGGCAAAGATGATTATTTGGCCTGTATGGAAAAAGTCTACCCGTATGCCGGTTATATTGCGGTTAATATCTCATCGCCGAATACGCCGGGTTTACGCACCCTGCAATATGGCGAGGCGCTGGACGATTTGCTGATGGCAATAAAAGCACAGCAGAAGATTCTGGAAAAGCGTCATCTGAAATATGTGCCGGTTGCGGTAAAAATTGCGCCCGATCTTTCCGAAGAAGAATTGGTACAGATTGCCGATAGCCTGGTTCGCCATCAAATTGATGGCGTAATCGCCACTAATACCACGCTGGATCGCTCGCTGGTGAGCGGATTGAAATATAGCGAAGAGGCAGGCGGTTTAAGTGGACGCCCGGTACAGTTACGCAGCACCGAAGTGATTCGCCGTCTGTCGCAGGAGCTGCAGGAAAGAGTGCCGATTATTGGCGTGGGCGGCATTGATTCGCTAATGGCGGCGCGCGAAAAAATGGCCGCCGGGGCGACGCTGGTACAAATTTATTCCGGTTTTATTTATAAAGGCCCGGATTTAGTAAAAGAGATTGTGACTCATCTCTGACCTTTCTTGCAGAATCTGGCCGGGGGCTTTTAATCTGTTTCCGGCTGGTTTATATTTTGTCTATTCCTTGTTCGTTTCAGGATAATATTATTCGCGGCAGGTTAATTCCTTTTTATGTGCTGTCCGGGGTCGGCTCAATTGGCATCGGACAATAAATCAGCCTGTTTTTGCAACCCTCAACTGTAGTAAGGCAAACCATGAAGATAAAACCTGACGACAAATGGCGTTGGTTTTTCGATGCAGAGCAGGATCGTATGATGCTCGACTTAGCGGATGGTATGCTGTTTCGCTCTCGTTTTTCCCGCAAAATGTTAACGCCGGACGCCTTTAACGAGGCGGTGTTTAATGTTGACGATGCGGCGCAGTTTTATGCCTGGCAAGAAAGCTGCCGTGAAACGACGCTCAGCGAAGAACAGTGTGATGACTTGTTATTAAATGCGCTGGTGGCCTGGCGCTTTATGAAGCCGCTGATGCCGAAAAGCTGGCACTTTCGCGTTTGCCAGCGTTCATTCTGGCAGCCGGGCGTCAGCGATCTGGTGACGGTTACGCTGGAAGAAAACGGCGAAGAGGCGAGGATGCTGGTTATCGAGGCGGGCGAAAACGCCGCGCTTTGCGTGCTGGCCCAGCCTGAGCTGCAGGTCGCCGGTAAAACCATGGTGCTGGGCGATGCGATTAAAATTATGCATGACCGCCTGCAGCCGTGGCAGGCGGAACAGGCGCAGCGTTACGCCTGGGCGGGCTAAGCGTTTCGGCGCTTTACGCCAGCTCGATATCGCCGTCCGGAATACAGCTGCAGCTTAAAACGGTGCCGTCACTGCGGATGGCATCCTGCTTTAACGCTTTGACCTTGCCGGAAACCAGCTGCATTTTACAGCTGCCGCACAGACCGGCGCGGCAGGAATAGGGAATGCGGTGGCCCTGCATTTCCAGCTGCTCCAGCAACAGCTGCTGATTATTGCCGCTAAAGCTGCTGCCGCGGTAGCGGATGGTGACGCTTTTCTCCGCTTCCTCTTTTACCGCCAGCGTCTCGACGACCCGACCCGCGCCATAGCTGCGCGCCGGCTGCGTGGCTATCACCTCCAGCGTATCGCCCGCGCGTATCACGCCGCTGTTGCAGGCCAGCAAATTCAAGCCAAAATCCACATCGCCGCTGCCATCCTGCGCGCTGCGGAAGCCTTGCAGCGTTTTCAGCGGTTCGCCGTTGGGATGTTTTTCCCCACGCTCCGGGCTGATGGTGGTAAAAATACAGCGGCTGCACGGCTTGGCGACCTCAAACTCGATCTCACCGATGCGCAGACGCTGCCAGCTGTCTTCTTCCCAGGCGCGCGCGCCGGTAACCACCAGGTTCGGACGAAACTGCTCCAGACGCACGCTGGCCGGGCAGCGCTGCTGCAAATCGTAGAGCGAGGCCTCGTTCATCAGCAAAAAAGGGTAGCCATCGGCAAAGCCAAGCGGCACCTGCGGCCGGCGCTTCACCCGCCGCGTCATCTCCGGACCGGTCCAGCGCAGCTGTACCGGAATGGGGAAGAACCCGCTCAGCCATTCATTGATCGGCTGCGGCGCGATACGGGCGGTAAAGTGGTTGCCCCAGACTTCGGTCGCGGCCTCCTGCGGCTGGAAGTCGCTAAAGCGCAGGGCGGCGCGGCTGTTATCCGGCGCCTGCAGCCACAGCCCATCCGGGATCGGCGCTGGAATAAACTGCACCAGCTGCGGATACTGGCGGGCAGTAATAAAGGTGCCGTCCTGCGTCGTCAACATAAACAGGCGGTCAAAAGCCAATCCGCTCTCTTGTACCTGAGCATGCGAAAGCTGTAGCCCGCGCATCGATTTAACCGGATGAATAAACAGGCGTGACAGGACGATCATAGAGCTCTCCGTGCTGCGCTATCGGGGCGCCTGGCCACGACAGCAGGAATCTGCGGCTAAAGGAAGCTAACTTTATGACATGCGGCGGTGATTAGCTATAATGCGCAACAATTTTCCTAATACTGTAAGTGACGA
This Mixta hanseatica DNA region includes the following protein-coding sequences:
- a CDS encoding sulfonate ABC transporter substrate-binding protein — its product is MLRFSQPLVGALLMALLSISTTLQAANQDPEAIRIGYQKGSVSMVLAKSHQLLEQRYPHTQIRWIEFPAGPQMLEALNVGSIDLGSTGDIPPLFAQAAGADLLYVGSEPPKPRAEVILVADNSPIKKVADLKGRKVALQKGSSSHNLLLRALQQAGLSFKDIQPVWLTPADARAAFQQGNVDAWAIWDPYYSAALQQGHVRVLTDGSALNLTGSFYLATRSYAEAHGEFIQSVLDIFSQADALTQSQRAESVRLLAQSMGLPESVIDSYLDHRPPTRITPVNETTVQAQQHTSDLFYQNHLLPVKLDVTSHIWRGATVQ
- a CDS encoding cell division protein ZapC, yielding MKIKPDDKWRWFFDAEQDRMMLDLADGMLFRSRFSRKMLTPDAFNEAVFNVDDAAQFYAWQESCRETTLSEEQCDDLLLNALVAWRFMKPLMPKSWHFRVCQRSFWQPGVSDLVTVTLEENGEEARMLVIEAGENAALCVLAQPELQVAGKTMVLGDAIKIMHDRLQPWQAEQAQRYAWAG
- a CDS encoding YcbX family protein; the protein is MIVLSRLFIHPVKSMRGLQLSHAQVQESGLAFDRLFMLTTQDGTFITARQYPQLVQFIPAPIPDGLWLQAPDNSRAALRFSDFQPQEAATEVWGNHFTARIAPQPINEWLSGFFPIPVQLRWTGPEMTRRVKRRPQVPLGFADGYPFLLMNEASLYDLQQRCPASVRLEQFRPNLVVTGARAWEEDSWQRLRIGEIEFEVAKPCSRCIFTTISPERGEKHPNGEPLKTLQGFRSAQDGSGDVDFGLNLLACNSGVIRAGDTLEVIATQPARSYGAGRVVETLAVKEEAEKSVTIRYRGSSFSGNNQQLLLEQLEMQGHRIPYSCRAGLCGSCKMQLVSGKVKALKQDAIRSDGTVLSCSCIPDGDIELA
- the pepN gene encoding aminopeptidase N, coding for MTQKPQVKYRHDYRAPDYTITDIDLTFNLDASVTRVTAVSRVKRLGDNQAELRLDGGELTLVSLTVDDQPWDAYRLEEGALVLTGLPDNFTLQIVNDIHPDKNSALEGLYQSGEALCTQCEAEGFRHITWYLDRPDVLARFTTTLIADRARYPFLLSNGNRVDAGQMDDGRHWIKWQDPFPKPCYLFALVAGDFDLLRDSFTTRSGRDVALEIYVDRGNLDRADWAMTSLKNSMKWDEERFGLEYDLDVFMIVAVDFFNMGAMENKGLNIFNSKYVLAKAETATDKDYLGIEAVIGHEYFHNWTGNRVTCRDWFQLSLKEGLTVFRDQEFSSDLGSRAVNRIDNVRIMRGAQFAEDASPMAHPIRPEQVIEMNNFYTLTVYEKGSEVIRMMHTLLGEENFQKGMQLYFERHDGSAATCEDFVQAMEDASHIDLTQFRRWYSQSGTPVLTIRDDYNPELEQYTLHVTQMTPPTADQQEKLPLHIPLDIELYDDNGEPIPLQHNGESIHHVLNVTEEFQTFIFDKVWHQPVPSLLREFSAPVKLDYSWSDAQLTFLMRHARNDFARWDAAQSLLATHIKLNVARFQQGQPLSLPLHVADAFRAVLLDEHSDPALMALILTLPSENEIAGLFDTIDPEANAAVRDALMRTLAVELADEWLAIYNAYQTPEYRVEHADIGKRALKNVCLSYLALGDATLANRLVQAQYQQANNMTDALAALTAAVMAQLDCRDEMLSAWDERWHKDGLVMDKWFTLQATSPSLDVLTRVRALLNHRSFSMGNPNRVRSLIGAFASANPAAFHAKDGSGYRFLVEMLTDLNSRNPQVAARMIEPLIRLKRYDAERQRMMREALEQLRDLENLSGDLYEKISKALSA
- the ssuD gene encoding FMNH2-dependent alkanesulfonate monooxygenase — protein: MTLSVFWFLPTHGDGHYLGTAEGARPVDHGYLQQIAQAADRLGFGGVLIPTGRSCEDAWLVAASLIPVTQRLRFLVALRPGVISPTQAARQAATLDRLSNGRALFNLVTGGDPEELAGDGIFLDHTERYAESAEFTRIWRRVLEGETVDYQGDYLQVRGARLMFKPVQQPRPPLWFGGSSPVAQDLAAEQVDVYLTWGEPPALVKEKLAQVRAKAAAQGRQVRFGIRLHVIVRETNSEAWQAAERLISHLDDATIAKAQAALARTDSVGQQRMAALHQGRRDKLEISPNLWAGVGLVRGGAGTALVGDGPTVAARMQEYADLGIETFILSGYPHLEEVYRVGELLFPHLDLAVPEIPAARQVQAYGEAVANDFAPQKVSQS
- the pyrD gene encoding quinone-dependent dihydroorotate dehydrogenase, with the protein product MFYPLARKALFRLDAEHAHELTLQQLRRIGGTPLEGLIRQRLPARPVKCMGLTFKNALGLAAGLDKNGECIDAFGAMGFGFVEVGTVTPRPQPGNDKPRLFRLIEAEGIINRMGFNNLGVDQLVENVKRASFNGVLGINIGKNKDTPVEQGKDDYLACMEKVYPYAGYIAVNISSPNTPGLRTLQYGEALDDLLMAIKAQQKILEKRHLKYVPVAVKIAPDLSEEELVQIADSLVRHQIDGVIATNTTLDRSLVSGLKYSEEAGGLSGRPVQLRSTEVIRRLSQELQERVPIIGVGGIDSLMAAREKMAAGATLVQIYSGFIYKGPDLVKEIVTHL
- the ssuB gene encoding aliphatic sulfonates ABC transporter ATP-binding protein gives rise to the protein MNAGATPSRLNIGTPIGLQGVSKRFGDRSILQGIDLHIPAGQFVAVVGRSGCGKSTLLRLLAGLEAPSAGELLAGQAPLASAHEETRLMFQDARLLPWKRVIDNVGLGLRGDWRPAALQALEAVNLADRAREWPAALSGGQRQRVALARALIHRPGLLLLDEPLGALDALTRIEMQELIENLWRQQNFTVLLVTHDVSEAVALADRVLLIEEGKIGLDLVIDLPRPRRRGSVRLAELEAEVLERVMQRDRPMDDLPRHAFRN
- the ssuC gene encoding aliphatic sulfonate ABC transporter permease SsuC; translated protein: MSIKLSSRHPLVPWLLPVALLAIWQIASQTGWLSTRILPAPQSVVLTFWHLSASGELWQHLAISSWRALTGFAIGGALGLTLGLLAGASHWGERLLDTSVQMLRNIPHLALIPLVILWFGIDEAAKIFLVALGTLFPVYLNTFHGIRNIDRGLVEMARSYGLSGWRLFSEVMLPGALPSIMVGIRFALGLMWLTLIVAETISANSGIGYLAMNAREFLQTDVVVVAIILYALLGKLADVSAVLLERAWLRWHPAYQQKEAVI
- the ssuE gene encoding NADPH-dependent FMN reductase is translated as MRVITLAGSPRFPSRSTALLTLCQQALEQRGVEVTPWNLHNFRPEDLLYARFDSPALLAMKEDLAAADGVIVATPVYKASFSGALKTLLDLLPERALEHKVVLPLATGGTLAHMLAVDYALKPVLNALKAQEVLHGIFADDSQIAHYDRQPELSDLLAARLDDALSTFWFALQRREARLADVV